The genomic window AGACGAACTTGGCGTCCCCGGCCCGTCGCAACGGGACGCCTGGGTGgacggcggcggccgccgcggtCAGATCCCACCCAGCTGCCTGCATCGAGCTGAGCATTGACTTGGAGAAGGAGCGGATCGACTTCACGGCGTGCCGCAGGGCGGTGAGGAAGTGGGTGGGGTTGAGGCCGgagacgtggagctcgtccagcgACGCGAGGGTGCGGCCCGGATGCAGGCGCACCTCCATGGCGCGCTCCGCCCGGAGCTCCGCATCGAGGGAGCCCTTGGCGCGGtcgagctccgcatccttggcacgGAGCTCCGCCTCCAGCTTGCGCGCCGTGATCTGGTACGTCTTGAGCAGATGCCGCTGCTCCTCGGCATGCGCGGAGAGGGCGGTGTTGCCCGCCGCCGCGGCGTCCCTGGCCGCGCCGGCGGGATCCTTGAGGAACCTCCGCTTGGTGTCGGACAACCTGGTGAGCTCCGCGACCACGGCGGCGTCCGCGGACTGAATGGCCTCCGCGTCGTAGGGGAACTGCGCGAGCTGCAGCTGCGCGTAGGCCGCCTTGACGGCCGAGACGCCCGCGAACAGATTGGCGAGGAGGGAGTCCGCGGCGGCAACcgtcgcggcggccggcggcgagggctGCTGCTGGGGCGCCCCGGCGGCCTTCTTCTCGGCGGCGTTGCGGAAGAAGGCGTCGAGGGAGTAGGCCGCGGCGAGGTTCCCGGAGAGCTTGAGCTTGCTGAGCGACGGCATGGTggccgtggtggcggtggtgggggTGGTGGCGTCCATGGAGCTGTCGTAGTCGTCCCCGGTGACGGACGGCGGCGCATCCGCCTCCTTGGCCCCGGCCCCGGCCCCCGCCTTCGCCGCCGCGGAGTCGGAGCGCTTCCGGCGGAGCAGCTTGGTGAACGTGCGCGCCAGGTTGGCcgccttctgctgctgctgctggctgtggCTGTGGTTGTGGTGGTGCGTCGGCGGTCGGGCCGCCGCCATATGCGCCTCCATTGCTCGCTCAGCGCCTCCCCTCCAGCTTCCCCTCCCCTCTTTGTGGCTGGCTGCTCCTGGCTTGGCTCGGCTGTGCTGTCTGTC from Triticum aestivum cultivar Chinese Spring chromosome 3B, IWGSC CS RefSeq v2.1, whole genome shotgun sequence includes these protein-coding regions:
- the LOC123069161 gene encoding uncharacterized protein; amino-acid sequence: MEAHMAAARPPTHHHNHSHSQQQQQKAANLARTFTKLLRRKRSDSAAAKAGAGAGAKEADAPPSVTGDDYDSSMDATTPTTATTATMPSLSKLKLSGNLAAAYSLDAFFRNAAEKKAAGAPQQQPSPPAAATVAAADSLLANLFAGVSAVKAAYAQLQLAQFPYDAEAIQSADAAVVAELTRLSDTKRRFLKDPAGAARDAAAAGNTALSAHAEEQRHLLKTYQITARKLEAELRAKDAELDRAKGSLDAELRAERAMEVRLHPGRTLASLDELHVSGLNPTHFLTALRHAVKSIRSFSKSMLSSMQAAGWDLTAAAAAVHPGVPLRRAGDAKFVFESYVAMKMFANFHRRDFNFSFLDEREFYERRRFFEEFTELKAAPASVFLDVRNTRWSGFGKFLRAKYLSLVHARMETAFFGRQEQRGIVSAGPGFPESSWFAEFAEMARRVWLLHCLFYAFDGGDEEDGTSIFQVRTGARFAEVYMESVNDGRTEDAFCTAAEDRTVGFTVVPGFRVGRTVIQCRVYLARPGRRP